Below is a window of Trueperaceae bacterium DNA.
GGCCGGGGGCGCGGCCCGCGTGGCGACTGGTATCGAGGAGGCGCTGCACGACCCCGCCGTCGACGCCCTGGTGATCGCCTCGCCCACCGACAGGCACTTCGAGCAGCTCCAGGCCGTAGCCGCCGCCGGCAAGCCGGTCTTCTGCGAGAAGCCCGTGGCGCGCACCCTCGCCGCCACCGAGGCGGCGCTCCGCGCCGTCGTCTCCGCCGGCGTGCCGTTCCAGATCGGCTTCAACAGGCGCTTCGACCCCGCCTACGCCGAGGTGGCGCGGGCCGTGCGCGCCGGCGAGATCGGCAGGGTCGAGCTGTTCCGCAGCCAGTCCACGGACCCGGCCCCGCCGCCCGAGGAGTACGTGGCGGTGTCCGGCGGCTTCTTCCGCGACTCGGTGATCCACGACCTCGACACCGCCCGCTTCGTCGCCGGCGAGGTCACGCACGTCACGGCGCTCGGGCGCGTGCTCGTGGACGAGCGCTTCGCCAGGCACCGCGACGTGGACACCAGCGTCGTGACCCTCGAGTTCGCCTCGGGCGCGCTGGGCGTGGTCATGAACTCCCGCCGCGCCGTCTACGGCCACGACCTGCGCGTGGAGGTGCACGGCTCGGGCGGGCGCCTGGTGGCCGAGGACGAGCGCGCCACGAAGGTGTGGCGCTACGACGCCAAGGGCATGCACGGCGACTTCCAGAGCCACTTCCTCGTGCGCTTCAAGGAGGCCTACCGGCGCGAGCTGGAGGCGTTCGTGCGCGCGCTCCGCGAGGGCAGGGAGCCGGAGCCGGGGCCGCGCGACGCGATCGAGTCGCTGCGGCTCGCCGAGGCGGCGCAGGCGAGCCTCGAGTCGGGGGGCCGCGTGGCCGTGAGCGACGTGGCGAGCGGCGCGCCGGCCGAGGGGAGGGCGACGGCGTGACGCTACGGCCCTCCGCTGCGCGAGCCACGAACGCCCTGGCCGAGGGGAGTGCGAGGGCGTGACCGTCCAGCGCACCGCCATACGCGTGGCGAACGCACCCTGCTCGTGGGGCACGATCGAGGGCTTCGGCCAGAAGACGCCGTGGCACGTGATGCTCGACGAGCTGGCCGGCACCGGTTACGTGGGCACCGAGCTGGGCGACCTGGGCTACATGCCCACGGACCCCGGGGTGCTGAGGGCGGAGCTCGACCGGCGCGGCCTGGTGATGCTGGGTGGCTTCGAAGGCGTGCCGCTGCGCCGGCCCGGGGTGGTAGCCGAGCGGAGGGAGCGCCTACTGGCGGTGGCCCGCCACCTCGCCGCACTCGCCGATGAGGGGCGCGCCGGCCGTGCTCCGTACTTCATCCTCGCCGACGAGACGCGGGGGGACCCGGTGAGGACGGCGAAAGCCGGGCGCATCTCGGCAGGAGACGCGCTGCCGCCCGAGGAGTTCGCCGTCTTCGTGCGCAACGCCCAGGAGATCGCGCGGCTGGTGGCCGGCGAGACGGGCCTCAGGACGCTCTTCCACCACCACTGCGCGGCGTTCGTCGAGACGCCGGAGGAGATCGCCCGGTTCCTCGACGCCACCGAGCCGGGGCTCATCGACCTGGTGTTCGACACCGGCCACTACACGTACGGCTGCGGCGTGCCGGACGAGCCGGCCGAGCCCCCGGGCAGCGGGCGCCTGGCCCTCGAAGGGCTGAGGCGCTTCTGGGACCGCGTGCCTTACGTGCACCTCAAGGACTGCCACCCGGGCGTGGCGGCGCGCTGCCGGGCCGAGGGTCTCGACTACACGCAGGCGATCGCCGCCGGCGTCTTCTGCGAGCTCGGACGGGGCAGCGTGGACCTGCGGGGCATCGTGGCCTTCCTGCGCGAGCGGGGCTACGACGACTGGTTGACGGTGGAGCAGGACGTGATCCCCGGCATGGGCACGCCGCGGGAGAGCGCCGCGCGCAACCGCGAGGCGCTGCGAGGCCTGGGGCTGTGACGGGCTCGGGCGGCGACGACCTCGCGACCGGCGCCGAGCTCGCCCGCGGTCGCCACGTGGCGCGCCGCGCGCCGGGGAGCGGCGGCGACGTCGTCGTCACGCCGGAGACGGCCGGCTGGGAGCACCTCTGGTTCGAGGTGCGGACGCTCCAGCCGGGCCAGCGCTTCGAGCACGTCGAGGAGGGGCGGGAGACCTGCGTGGTCGTCCTGTCCGGCTCGGGCGTGCTGGAGCTCAACGGCGAGGAGAAGAGGTTCGCGGGCCGCGCCAGCCCCTTCGCGGGGCTCCCGCACGCCCTCTACGCGCCGCCGCGGACGCCCTGCGGCGTGCGCGCCGAGACCGCGGTCGAGCTGGGCATCGGCGGCGCCGCGGCGTCCGGCCGCCTGCCGCCGCGGTTCATCGGCCCCGGCGACGTGAAGGTGGAGATGCGCGGCGGCCACAACGCCCTGCG
It encodes the following:
- a CDS encoding TIM barrel protein, whose amino-acid sequence is MTVQRTAIRVANAPCSWGTIEGFGQKTPWHVMLDELAGTGYVGTELGDLGYMPTDPGVLRAELDRRGLVMLGGFEGVPLRRPGVVAERRERLLAVARHLAALADEGRAGRAPYFILADETRGDPVRTAKAGRISAGDALPPEEFAVFVRNAQEIARLVAGETGLRTLFHHHCAAFVETPEEIARFLDATEPGLIDLVFDTGHYTYGCGVPDEPAEPPGSGRLALEGLRRFWDRVPYVHLKDCHPGVAARCRAEGLDYTQAIAAGVFCELGRGSVDLRGIVAFLRERGYDDWLTVEQDVIPGMGTPRESAARNREALRGLGL
- the iolB gene encoding 5-deoxy-glucuronate isomerase; the encoded protein is MTGSGGDDLATGAELARGRHVARRAPGSGGDVVVTPETAGWEHLWFEVRTLQPGQRFEHVEEGRETCVVVLSGSGVLELNGEEKRFAGRASPFAGLPHALYAPPRTPCGVRAETAVELGIGGAAASGRLPPRFIGPGDVKVEMRGGHNALRQITHVLDPGDAERLLCVEVYTPSGNWSSYPPHRHDEHVPGVEVDLDEVYHYRIAPPGGFALQRLYDDARDLDDVVVVRDGDTVLVRRGYHPVVMAPGFDGYYLNFLAGEEPSWVARDEPDLAWVRGSWEGRDDRLRLPLGPPQREER
- the iolG gene encoding inositol 2-dehydrogenase, with the translated sequence MSGPAGLGVAVVGAGRIGALHARHLLGAVEGARLVMVVDPDAAAAERAAGGAARVATGIEEALHDPAVDALVIASPTDRHFEQLQAVAAAGKPVFCEKPVARTLAATEAALRAVVSAGVPFQIGFNRRFDPAYAEVARAVRAGEIGRVELFRSQSTDPAPPPEEYVAVSGGFFRDSVIHDLDTARFVAGEVTHVTALGRVLVDERFARHRDVDTSVVTLEFASGALGVVMNSRRAVYGHDLRVEVHGSGGRLVAEDERATKVWRYDAKGMHGDFQSHFLVRFKEAYRRELEAFVRALREGREPEPGPRDAIESLRLAEAAQASLESGGRVAVSDVASGAPAEGRATA